The Terriglobales bacterium genome window below encodes:
- a CDS encoding STAS domain-containing protein, whose product MLRITVQTEGNKTVLKLDGKITGPWVQELEGCWETLRRVQAGKKMVVDLADVSFVNGAGSQLLEHMHGEGAELLGEGPLTRSIVEEIEGRATTAHGKVG is encoded by the coding sequence ATGCTCAGGATCACAGTACAGACCGAAGGCAACAAGACGGTGCTCAAGCTCGATGGCAAGATCACAGGCCCGTGGGTCCAGGAACTGGAAGGCTGCTGGGAGACGCTGCGCCGGGTGCAGGCGGGCAAGAAAATGGTGGTCGACCTGGCCGACGTCAGCTTCGTCAACGGCGCCGGCAGCCAGCTCTTGGAGCACATGCACGGGGAAGGGGCGGAGCTTCTGGGCGAAGGTCCGCTCACCCGCTCCATCGTGGAAGAGATCGAGGGCCGCGCGACAACGGCCCATGGAAAGGTGGGATAA